In Clupea harengus chromosome 1, Ch_v2.0.2, whole genome shotgun sequence, one DNA window encodes the following:
- the gfap gene encoding glial fibrillary acidic protein isoform X2: MPATSPSPAPLSLPLSLCLSMENQRVQSSYRKRFGPQSSSSMGARLSGGRLSLHGSQRHLSLSSPMTLTASRLSLGSAPIIGERLDFSTDSLLKAQYRETRTNEKVEMMGLNDRFASYIEKVRFLEQQNKLLVAELNQLRGKEPSRLGDIYQEELRELRRQVDGLGSGKARLEIERDNLAGDVATLKQRLHDECALRQEADNNLNTFRQDVDEAAMSRVQLERKIDALQDEIMFLKKIHEEELRELQEQVQAQQIHVEMDVSKPDLTAALRDIRVQYESMASSNMQETEDWYRSKFSDLTDAAGRNTEALRQAKQEANEFRRQVQVLTCDLEALRGTNDSLERQLRDMEDRFAMETAGYQDSVARLEDEIHSLKEDMARHLQEYQDLLNVKLALDIEIATYRKLLEGEESRITVPVQSFANLQFRETSMDTKFSPESHVKRSIVVRTVETRDGEVSS; the protein is encoded by the exons ATGCCTGCCACTTCCCCTTCCCcagccccactctctctccctctctctctctgtctcagcatGGAGAACCAACGAGTCCAGTCATCGTACCGCAAGCGCTTCGGGCCCCAGAGCAGCTCCTCAATGGGGGCGCGTCTCTCCGGCGGCAGGCTCTCGCTGCACGGCAGCCAGcgccacctctccctctccagcccaATGACCCTCACTGCCTCCCGGCTGTCCCTGGGCAGCGCGCCCATCATCGGCGAGCGGCTGGACTTCTCCACGGACTCGCTGCTCAAGGCCCAGTACCGGGAGACGCGCACCAACGAGAAGGTGGAAATGATGGGCCTGAACGACCGCTTCGCCAGCTACATCGAGAAGGTGCGCTTCCTGGAGCAGCAGAACAAGCTGCTGGTGGCCGAGCTGAACCAGTTGCGGGGGAAGGAGCCCAGCCGCCTGGGGGACATCTACCAGGAGGAGCTGCGCGAGCTCCGCAGGCAGGTGGACGGCCTGGGCTCCGGCAAGGCCCGgctggagatagagagggacaaCCTGGCTGGCGACGTGGCCACCCTCAAGCAGAG GCTGCATGATGAGTGTGCTCTGCGGCAGGAGGCTGACAACAACCTCAACACTTTCAGACAG gATGTTGATGAGGCGGCGATGAGCAGGGTGCAGCTGGAGAGGAAGATTGATGCCCTGCAGGACGAGATCATGTTCCTGAAGAAGATCcatgaggag GAGCTGCGTGAGCTGCAAGAGCAGGTGCAGGCCCAGCAGATCCATGTGGAGATGGACGTGTCCAAACCCGACCTGACCGCTGCGCTGAGGGACATCAGAGTCCAGTACGAGTCCATGGCCTCCTCCAACATGCAGGAGACCGAGGACTGGTACCGATCCAAG TTTTCTGACCTGACTGATGCAGCCGGTCGCAATACAGAAGCTCTAAGACAGGCCAAACAAGAGGCCAATGAGTTCCGCCGGCAAGTGCAGGTGCTGACCTGTGACCTGGAAGCTCTTCGTGGTACT AATGACTCTCTTGAGCGGCAGCTGCGTGACATGGAGGATCGCTTTGCCATGGAGACGGCTGGATACCAGGACAGCGTCGCCCGCCTGGAGGATGAGATCCACTCCCTGAAGGAGGACATGGCGAGGCACCTGCAGGAGTACCAGGACCTCCTCAATGTCAAACTGGCCCTGGACATCGAGATCGCCACCTACAGGAAGCTactggagggggaagagagcag AATCACCGTTCCTGTGCAGAGCTTTGCCAATCTCCAATTCAGAG aAACTTCTATGGACACGAAGTTCTCCCCTGAATCTCATGTGAAGAGGAGCATTGTGGTGCGGACCGTGGAGACTCGCGATGGGGAGGTGAGCTCCTAG
- the gfap gene encoding glial fibrillary acidic protein isoform X1 gives MPATSPSPAPLSLPLSLCLSMENQRVQSSYRKRFGPQSSSSMGARLSGGRLSLHGSQRHLSLSSPMTLTASRLSLGSAPIIGERLDFSTDSLLKAQYRETRTNEKVEMMGLNDRFASYIEKVRFLEQQNKLLVAELNQLRGKEPSRLGDIYQEELRELRRQVDGLGSGKARLEIERDNLAGDVATLKQRLHDECALRQEADNNLNTFRQDVDEAAMSRVQLERKIDALQDEIMFLKKIHEEELRELQEQVQAQQIHVEMDVSKPDLTAALRDIRVQYESMASSNMQETEDWYRSKFSDLTDAAGRNTEALRQAKQEANEFRRQVQVLTCDLEALRGTNDSLERQLRDMEDRFAMETAGYQDSVARLEDEIHSLKEDMARHLQEYQDLLNVKLALDIEIATYRKLLEGEESRITVPVQSFANLQFRETSMDTKFSPESHVKRSIVVRTVETRDGEIIKESTTERKELP, from the exons ATGCCTGCCACTTCCCCTTCCCcagccccactctctctccctctctctctctgtctcagcatGGAGAACCAACGAGTCCAGTCATCGTACCGCAAGCGCTTCGGGCCCCAGAGCAGCTCCTCAATGGGGGCGCGTCTCTCCGGCGGCAGGCTCTCGCTGCACGGCAGCCAGcgccacctctccctctccagcccaATGACCCTCACTGCCTCCCGGCTGTCCCTGGGCAGCGCGCCCATCATCGGCGAGCGGCTGGACTTCTCCACGGACTCGCTGCTCAAGGCCCAGTACCGGGAGACGCGCACCAACGAGAAGGTGGAAATGATGGGCCTGAACGACCGCTTCGCCAGCTACATCGAGAAGGTGCGCTTCCTGGAGCAGCAGAACAAGCTGCTGGTGGCCGAGCTGAACCAGTTGCGGGGGAAGGAGCCCAGCCGCCTGGGGGACATCTACCAGGAGGAGCTGCGCGAGCTCCGCAGGCAGGTGGACGGCCTGGGCTCCGGCAAGGCCCGgctggagatagagagggacaaCCTGGCTGGCGACGTGGCCACCCTCAAGCAGAG GCTGCATGATGAGTGTGCTCTGCGGCAGGAGGCTGACAACAACCTCAACACTTTCAGACAG gATGTTGATGAGGCGGCGATGAGCAGGGTGCAGCTGGAGAGGAAGATTGATGCCCTGCAGGACGAGATCATGTTCCTGAAGAAGATCcatgaggag GAGCTGCGTGAGCTGCAAGAGCAGGTGCAGGCCCAGCAGATCCATGTGGAGATGGACGTGTCCAAACCCGACCTGACCGCTGCGCTGAGGGACATCAGAGTCCAGTACGAGTCCATGGCCTCCTCCAACATGCAGGAGACCGAGGACTGGTACCGATCCAAG TTTTCTGACCTGACTGATGCAGCCGGTCGCAATACAGAAGCTCTAAGACAGGCCAAACAAGAGGCCAATGAGTTCCGCCGGCAAGTGCAGGTGCTGACCTGTGACCTGGAAGCTCTTCGTGGTACT AATGACTCTCTTGAGCGGCAGCTGCGTGACATGGAGGATCGCTTTGCCATGGAGACGGCTGGATACCAGGACAGCGTCGCCCGCCTGGAGGATGAGATCCACTCCCTGAAGGAGGACATGGCGAGGCACCTGCAGGAGTACCAGGACCTCCTCAATGTCAAACTGGCCCTGGACATCGAGATCGCCACCTACAGGAAGCTactggagggggaagagagcag AATCACCGTTCCTGTGCAGAGCTTTGCCAATCTCCAATTCAGAG aAACTTCTATGGACACGAAGTTCTCCCCTGAATCTCATGTGAAGAGGAGCATTGTGGTGCGGACCGTGGAGACTCGCGATGGGGAG ATCATAAAGGAGTCAACCACGGAGAGGAAGGAGCTGCCCTAA